From the genome of Miscanthus floridulus cultivar M001 chromosome 10, ASM1932011v1, whole genome shotgun sequence, one region includes:
- the LOC136490029 gene encoding putative F-box protein At3g52320: MAAAAGGGPLLPEDLVVWEILIRLPAKPLLRCRAVCRSWRRRLTSDAKFLLAHHRRQPSLPLLTKGDRTTEERRIDALDHRTGERRPVARTTGWTAANADDLNVLASCDGLLILLANGGLQICNPATRQRAPLTLLHGASCISALYSHRPSGSYRVLCCFERAEDGHAVYHVHTVGSRELRCVGEPPAPWASGDMVMAMPMMVYFHPHVVADGRIYWQPVMLPGGNGKVNNMVAFDTMAESFQQLLSPVEGPFLELFQMNSGALGLYHYGGGTADLWVLQDHGSWSWSMNHRIKLPGLVYSLLPVLDPEGDVLDVLVLSKSVGSGNLWKHVQHISGANGSLLARYEWSVYLKLSRHRFKESLVHHDFFSIDGNAGCVDEKPLFDGLSTVAVLRDDNSESH, translated from the coding sequence ATGGCAGCAGCGGCAGGCGGCGGCCCCCTGCTCCCCGAGGATCTCGTTGTCTGGGAGATCCTGATTCGTCTGCCGGCGAAGCCCCTCCTCCGGTGCCGCGCCGTCTGCCGTTCCTGGCGCCGCCGCCTCACCTCAGACGCCAAATTCCTCCTcgcccaccaccgccgccagCCCTCGCTCCCGCTCCTCACCAAAGGGGACAGGACCACCGAGGAGAGGAGGATCGACGCCCTGGACCACCGCACCGGCGAGCGGCGCCCCGTCGCGCGGACGACGGGCTGGACCGCCGCCAACGCGGACGACCTCAACGTGCTCGCTTCCTGCGAtggcctcctcatcctcctcgccAACGGCGGCCTCCAGATCTGCAACCCGGCGACCCGCCAGCGCGCGCCCCTCACGCTGCTCCACGGCGCCTCCTGCATCTCCGCGCTCTACTCTCACCGCCCGTCCGGATCGTACCGGGTGCTGTGCTGCTTCGAGAGAGCCGAGGACGGCCACGCCGTGTACCACGTGCACACCGTCGGGTCCCGCGAGCTCAGGTGCGTCGGAGAGCCTCCCGCGCCGTGGGCGTCCGGGGATATGGTAATGGCGATGCCGATGATGGTGTACTTTCACCCGCACGTCGTGGCAGACGGCAGGATCTACTGGCAGCCGGTAATGCTGCCCGGCGGCAACGGCAAGGTCAACAACATGGTCGCGTTCGACACCATGGCCGAGTCCTTCCAGCAACTGCTGTCGCCCGTGGAGGGCCCCTTTCTTGAGCTGTTTCAGATGAACAGCGGCGCCCTAGGATTGTACCACTACGGCGGTGGCACGGCTGATCTCTGGGTGCTACAGGATCATGGGAGCTGGTCCTGGTCTATGAACCACCGGATCAAATTGCCGGGGTTGGTTTATTCTCTGCTACCAGTGCTGGACCCAGAAGGAGATGTGCTCGATGTGCTCGTCCTTTCTAAAAGTGTGGGATCAGGCAACCTGTGGAAACATGTGCAGCACATTTCTGGTGCCAATGGCAGTTTGCTGGCCCGGTATGAATGGAGCGTTTATCTGAAGCTTAGCAGGCATAGGTTCAAAGAAAGTCTTGTCCACCATGACTTCTTCTCGATCGACGGTAATGCTGGTTGTGTGGATGAAAAACCATTGTTCGATGGCTTGTCAACTGTGGCGGTGCTTCGTGATGATAATTCTGAGTCACATTGA